GGCCATCGACGCGCAGGCTGCCGCGGGTGCGGGTCTGTCCAGCCGCGACGCGCTGAGGTCATCCACGAGCGCAAGGCTCTTCTCCGCCCCCGAAACGCCCGAAGCGAAAACGGCGTCCGAGAACAACAGCGCCGCCAGTTGAATGGAAATACCGTCTGCTTCGTCGTCGCGCCCATGCGTTTCGAGTACGGGAAGGACGGCCTGCATGTGCTCGATGCTCCGCTTCAGCGCGGCTGCATCCACGTCCCATTCGGCCCGCGCGAGTTCCGCAGTCGCCATCAAAGTCCCGAAGCGCACGGCGTCGCGCGGCGCCGCCTCGGGCGACACCGCATCGAGGGCATCGGTAAAGTTCGCGATGCTGGCGTCCAATAGTGTCTCGGCTTCCTCGCGTGGAGACAGCCGGGCAAGCGCCAACTGGGCTTCACCCAAGTAACTTTGAACGCGCGCGCGGGACAGCGCGTCATGCGTCGCCGGCAGCTCGGCGAGTACGGTCTCGAACTTCTCCGAGGCGGTGGCGTAGCTCTTCTCGGCCTCGTCGTTCTGGCCAGCGAAGGTCTCGATATCACCGGCCAGTTTCGCCAGCAGACCCGTGAGATACGCGTACTCGACCTTGCCGAACGTGCCGTCCGCGTACCCCTCGTCGAAGGTCCGGGAGGTCTGATCGACCAGGGACATGATCGTGGCTGCGTCGTCGGGACTCATCTGATCCACGACCGCCGAGAACTGTGAGACGACGTCGGCGATGATCTCTGCGGCGAGGAAGGGCTGCGTGGTGAGAAGGCTTTGGTCCTTCTCAGCGTCTTGGTTCGGAAAGAGGTCGGTCAGGACCTGCATGGCCAGGGAGCTGTTTCCGTCAGCCAACAGCGCGCCGCCGATCTGCGCACGTGCCATTTTGATGTTCTTGTTGAGTTCGGCGCGCGTTTCGTCGTCGAGCGAATCCGGAAGCTCGCTCTGCAGCGTCTTGAGGCGCGCCATCCGCGCATAGAGGTCCTGCGCCCGGCCCGGCGACAGATAGCCGCCACGCTGACTCCAGGCGCTCGCTCCGGCGCCCGCGACCATGCCCGCCAGGGCACTGCCGATCTGCTCGGAGAATTCGCTCGGAATCTTGATAGGGTACAACTCGGGTTGAGCCGCTCGGGATTGAACCTGCGGTTCGCGGGTCAGGATGCGCAGCTCGAGCATCTTTGCCGTCGGCAGAGCCCGGCCCCAGATCAGCAGGTCGGCTTTCTGTTCCTTGAGCCATTCGCGACCTTGGGCGTTGGCCTGGATAATGTTCTCCGACAGGCGGCCATGCTCCGGCAGTTCCAGCTTTTTGGGATAGAGATTGACTTCGACGCTCGCGCTTCCATCCGCGTTGATCGGAAACTGGTGTTCCAACGCGCTGCGGACGCGAGAGGCGTACTCGTTGCCAGGATCGTTCTCCAGACGTGCCAGGAGAATCCCCACGCGGTCGCCCAGGAAGGGTTCCGGGGCCCACATCACCTCGTCCCTGTACTCCTGGTAAAGCCCCTCGCCGAACGCCCAAATCAGGGTGAGGGCCCCGCCGATGACCGTCCAAACGACAGGACTCAGGAGCGGGTGTTCATACCAGCGCCGCGCCGGTGCGGCAGGCGGCGGTGCGGCTGCAGCCGCCGCCGGCGTCGAGCGGCGCCTCGGCTTTGCCGCGCGCTTACGGGCGGTCGGAGTAGCCTTTTTCTTTGCGGTTGCCATGCGCCTCACGCCAGATAGTGCGTCCCGTGGGCAGGCTACAATATGGTTGGGCATGAAAACAGGGGCGTCAGCGCTTGACTGTGGTCGCGCGTAACGGATGATCGTTCCGGGCGAGGTGAGCTGACAGTCCTGGCTCGCATGACGGAATCGTGTCGTGCGATGCGAGGCATAGGACTCGTATGAGCCAGAGAACGGGTGCCACACATTCTATGCTCGGTGCGGGTGCCGCGAGGGCCCGGGGTTTACGGAGCCCGATCCGGCTCGGCGCGCGCGCGCTTCTCGTGGCCGGTCTTTTGATGGCCGCCGGGCCCGCGACCCAGGCGGCGGAGTCTCAGCATCGAGCAATCCCCAGTTATTGTGCCAATGCGAAGTCTTCGGGCCTGCCTCTTCCGACAAGTCTTCCGCAGGATGATTACGAGTCCCGGCTCAAGGCCTTCGTGAAAGACCGGCGCTATGTGAATCTGGGCTGGTGCGTCGACAAAGAGACGGCGGGGAATCTCGTCCGCGACACGGGGCCTTTTATCGACGGGGTCTATTACGGCACTCATCCCGCGGTGCGAGTCTACTATTCGCCTGAGGCCATGGCGTGGATCACCGGCAACCGGGAATCGCCGATGCCCGATGGCGCCATCATCGTCAAAGAGATGTTCCCGCCGCCCGCGGCCCGCTACGAAGGGCTGAGCGAAGATGAGGTCGTGGACAAGCTCTCCAACTGGACCGTCATGGTCCGGGACGCCGCCGGCGCCAAGGACGGCTGGTACTGGGCCGAGTTCAGCCGATCGGGCGATCAGGCCCACAATGAGCCCTTGGTGCACTTGAACTACCCCGATGCGGGCTTTGGCCAATACTGCGTTCGCTGCCACGCATCGGCCAAGCATCAGTCGACCTTCTCGACTACGCGCAACATCAAGGGCTTTCCGGGCGAACCGATCCGCTACCGCGTCGATGACTCATGGCGCGAGGGCGCGGTGGCGGCGCCTCATGTCCATGAGCCGAAGAACACCCAAAGGGGCTCTCATAGGATGGCGGGGCACGGACTTTCCGAGTTCGGCAAGGCGCCCCCGCGGCTCGGGTCGCCGAATCCCGAGTTCATCGCCCTGTTCTCGCCCGGACGCTTTCCGAAAGACGCGCCGCTGCAACTCCTCCCCAAAGAGACTGGAGATCGCGTGGTCGCGCCAGGGAAGGGCAAGCCGGGCTTTGTCACCTCCGATCAATGCATGAGCTGTCACGGGGGTCTGAATAGCCAGGGCCTGTCGGGTCCCAACCTGTTCATTGCGCTGAGCCCTGAATACGGCGATGGCTATAATCTCTCACATTACGGCGAATGGCGATGGTCGCCCATGGGGCTCGCCGGCCGCGATCCCATTTTTCACGCGCAACTCGACAGTGAGATTTCGCTCCTCGAGAAACAGTTCTCTTCGGACCCGGAAAAGGGCAAGACCTATGTGCGCCATTTGGAGAATCTGTGCTTCAGCTGTCATGCGCCCATGGGGCAGCGGCAGCTCAGCCGCGACGCCGAGACGCTGGACCTCGATCCCCTTTTCAAACGGGAGTACCTGTTTCTCACCGAAGACCACCGCGACGACCCGTATTACAAATACGGTGCGCTCGGCCGCGACGGTGTGAGTTGCGCGCTATGTCACAGTGCCCGGTCGGACAAGTTCGCCTCGGCCGATATCGGCAAGTTGCGCGCCTACCTGACAGAGGTCACGACAGGCCGCCTGCCGAGGGGCGAACTGGGCGAGATCTACGGGCCTCTGAAGGAGGACGACATTGCCGCCGAGCCCATGAAGAATGCGCTCGGGCTGACACCCAAGCACGATCCCTTCATCAAGAGTTCGCGCCTATGCGGGTCATGCCACACGGTCAATCTCCCTAATGTGGATCAGCCGATTCCGCCCGATCAACGGACCATGCTCGACGATCTGCCGAACGACGCCCTATTCCGACCGTTCAAACACACGATCGAGCAGGCGACCTATCTCGAATGGCTCAATAGCGCTTATCAAGACGAGTATCCCGAGTTCAACAAGACGCCCCAGCATGCGCAAAGCTGTCAGGGGTGTCATATGCCGGAAGGCTTCACGAGCGCCGACGGCAAGATCCATGTCCAACGTTTACAAGGACGCATCGCTTCCGTTCAGGACCACACCCACCCGGAGGCCGACCACCTGGTCGAAGCCGACGGCATCAACGTCCGCTATCGCGAGGAGGGCATCAGCCGTCACAAATTTCGCGGCCTCAATGCCACGCTCCTGATGATGTTCGAGCAGTTCAACGGCATGCTCGGCGTTCGCAAGGACGATTTCATGACGGGCGCCAAAGGGCTTTCGCAAGCCCTCGAGGGCTACGTCCAGCAGGCGCGCGACAATACGGTCGATCTCGAAGTTCAAGCGGCGTTCGACGGCGCCAACAGTCTCACCGTCGACGTGGACGTCACCAACAAAGCAGGGCATCGATTCCCGAGCGGGGTCGGTTTCCGGCGCGCGTTCCTCGAGCTTCTGGTCGTTGAGGATGGCGTGGATGGGGAGCGCACTCTGTGGAGCTCCGGCAGGACGAATACCGTCGGCGCGATCGTCGATGGCGACGGCAACGTTCTGCCCACTGAGTTCTTCGACCGCGATGCGGACGGGAAAGAGCAGTATCAGCCTCATCACGAAGTGATCTCGCGGCAAGACCAAGTGCAGATCTACGAAGAACTGATCCAGGACACGAAGGGCGACTTCACGACCAGCTTCATTCGCCGCCACAAGCACGTGAAAGACAATCGGCTCTTGCCGTTGGGCTGGCAGCTGCGCGGGCCTTTCCCCGATCGCTACGCCGAGCTCGAATACTATATCGAAGCTACGCATCCCGGTCAGGATGCCATACGCGACCCGGACTATACCGACGGCAAGGGGAGGGACCGTATACGATACGAGATCTCTCTGCCCGAGGGGACGGACCCCGACAAGGTGAGCGTTCGCGCAACGCTTTTCTACCAGTCCATTCCGCCCTATTGGCTGCGCCAACGTTTTGAGACCGCACCGCATATGCCGGCGACACAGCGTCTTTACTACATAGCGAGCCACTTGAATCTCGACGGGACGCTTCTCGAAGACTGGAAGCTGCGTCTCGCGTCGGTGACCGCGAAGCCCTCTCGTTAGACTCCAAGCGAGTTTCATGGTTGCGTGCGGTCATGACGGAGGCAGCACGTTCTCCAGGCTGAGGGGCAAAAAAGCGTGACGCGGGGTGGTCAGCGGTGGAGATGAGCAGGGCGCGTCGCGTATTGTCGATCGCGGCGCTGGTCATTGCCGGCGAGTCTGTCTTTCTCCTTCCCTTTGTGCTTGCGCGCGTTTTCCGCCCGACACTCCTCGAAGTTTTCGATCTGACCAACTTGGAACTGGGCACGGCCTATTCCGTGTACGGCGTCGTGGCCATGGCCGCCTACTTCTTCGGCGGCCCGCTCGCGGACAAGTTTCCCGCGCGCATCCTGTTGGCTGTCGCCTTGGTATCCACCGCCGCGGGCGGCCTCGTGATGGTGACCGTGCCGTCGTTCACCACGCTGGTGATGCTCTATGCGTATTGGGGCGTGACGACCATCGCCCTATTTTGGGCGCCGTTGATCCGCGCGACGCGCCAGTGGGGCGGCAAAGACGAGCAGGGCCGCGCCTTCGGCTTTCTCGACGGCGGTCGCGGGTTGCTGGCGGCCTCGATGGGCTCGATCATGGTGCTGCTGTTCGCAGGACTGCTTCCGGCCGACAGTAACGCCGCGACGCTTGCGGAAAAGACCGACGCCCTGCGCCGGATTATCCTGGTTTTATCGGGCATGACCTTTGCGGCTGCGGTTCTGGTCATGTTTGCGATTCCCCATAGAGACCCATCCGAAACAGCCGCGGGAGAGCCTTTGTCTCTGAGGGGCGTAGCGCGCGTGGCAGCCATGCCGACGGTGTGGCTGCAAGCCGCAATCATCCTGTGCGCCTATGTCGGCTTCAAAGCGATTGACGACTTTTCGCTCTACGCAAACCAAGTCGTCGGGCTCGACGAGGTTGACGCTGCGCGCGCCGGCGTCTTGTCGCTGTGGATACGCCCGTTCGCTGCTGTGGGAGCAGGGCTTCTGGCAGACCGGATCGGCGCTACTACCATGACGGTGAGTTCCTTCACGCTGCTCGCGCTGGGTAGCCTGATTTTGGCGAGCGGGCTGATCGGGGCCGGGATGGTCTGGGTCTTCCTGCTCACGATCGTCTGCACAAGCATGGGCATCTTCGCTTTGCGTGCGCTTTATTTCGCGATCATGCGGGAGGGAAAGGTGCCGCTCGCTTACACGGGCGCCGCTGTCGGCCTTGTGTCCGTGATCGGCTATACGCCGGATGTCTTCATGGGCCCGCTCATGGGCTATCTGCTCGACCAATCGCCGGGTGCGGCTGGGCATCAACACGTCTACTGGGTCGTCGCGTGCTTTGCGCTGTTCGGGCTGATCGCCAGCTGGCGCTTCGCTCGACAAACGTCGAGCGCGCGCTAGCGGGGACGGATGGACCGCCGCCGGCCGATCTCGGCCGCTGCGGTGATCCGGACGCGTCCAGGTTCCGTACCCTGCAAGTCCCGTGTTCCACCTCGGCTCTGGAGAGGTAACCATGTCGCGTGCTTTTTGCCTGATCGTCCTGCTCATTGCGCTCGCCCCCATGCCCGTCCACGCAAAGTCGCTCACGGCTGCGGAAGTCCTCGACGAGATGCTCAACAAGACAATCGTGACGCGCCAATTCGGGATGAACGTCACCATGCGCTATCGGCCCGGGGGTGTCGTCTCGGCCAAGGCCTTGATTGGGTCGGTGGATGGCACTTGGCGTGCCAAAGGGAACAAAATCTGTTCGACCTTTCCGAGCGGGCCCGCCAAGGGCACGAGCTGCGTGAGCTTCACCCGCGTCGGGCCCAATCAATATGTGAGCTCCGAAGGCGTCCGCTTCCGCGTCCTCGACTGATCCTGACGGCATCGCAGGCCGGCACGAGCCGAAAGACGAGGCATGTGCCCGCTGCTTTAGTGCCGCCCCCTCTTGCCACGCCGTCGGGCGCCTGCCAATTCTGTCGCCATCGGTCTTCTTACGCGGCGGAGCACAATGCCACGTACACTGGTGAGATTCTGTCTCGGCCTCGTCGCGGGGGCACTTGCATGCCTTCCGGTAAAGTCTGTCCGCGCTGCAGAGGCAACGGTTGCGGTCGCCGCCAATTTCACGTCGGCCGCGAAGCAACTCGGCGCAGCCTTCGAGAAGTCGACGGGGCATCGTGTGGTGTTCAGCTTCGGATCGACCGGGCAACTCTTCACCCAGATTGCGCATGGGGCTCCGTTCGATGTCTTCTTGGCGGCGGATGAAGCGCGTCCGCAGCGGGCCGCAGCAGAGGGGCTAGGCGTCGCGGGAACGCGTTTCACATACGCGATCGGGGTCCTTGTTCTTTGGAGTGCGGACCCCGCTCGGATCGACGGCACACCGGCGGTATTGTCTGACCCCAACCTGCGCCACGTCGCCATCGCCAATCCGGCTACCGCGCCCTATGGCGCGGCCGCGATCGACACGATGAAGGCGCTCGGCGTCCTCGAGGCGCTTGAACCGCGGCTCGTAGAGGGGAAGAATGTCGGTCAGACCTATCAGTTCGTGGCAACGGGCAATGCGCCGGTGGGCTTTGTCGCCGCCTCGCAGGTCAAGAACAACGACACGGGTTCAAGTTGGACCGTGCCCGACGACATGTACCGCCCCTTGCGGCAAGATGCGGTTCTCTTGACGCGTGGCCGCAACAACGAGGCAGCCAAGACCTTTCTGGCGTACCTGAAAGGCTCCGAAGCCCTCAAAGTCATCGAGGGGTTCGGATACAAGATGCCGGGAGAGGACTAAAGGGGGACTGCCGCCATGTTCGATGCAGCGCTGATTGAGACGATCCTACTCACGTTGCAGCTCGCGGTGGTCACCACCCTCGTTCTTCTCATCATCGGCATCCCGCTCGCATGGTGGCTCGCGCGCAGCACGGCGCGCGGCAAGGAGATCGTCGCGGTCCTGGTCGCGCTTCCCATCGTGCTGCCGCCGACTGTCCTCGGTTTTTACCTTCTCATCGCCATGGGCCCCAATAGTCCGCTCACGACTCTGATCGGCCGGTCGCTACCCTTCACCTTCGAGGGGCTTGTCGTAGGCTCTGTTCTCTATTCTATGCCCTTCGTCGTGAATCCGATCCGCACCGCGTTCGAGGCGATGGGTGAGCGCCATTGGGAAGCGGCCGCAACCTTACGCGCAGGGCCTCTGGACGCTTTCTTCAACGTCGCCTTGCCGTTGGCGCTGCCGGGCATTCTGACCGGCGCTATTCTGGGATTTGCGCATACGATGGGCGAGTTCGGCGTCGTGCTGATGATCGGTGGCAGCATCCCCGGCGAGACCAAGGTCCTTTCCATCGCCATCTTCGACTTCGTGGAAACGCTGGAGTGGGGCAAAGCCCACGTGCTGGCCGGCGCGATGCTGGCGCTGTCCTTCGCGGTGATCTTCGCGATGCGCATGGTCGAAACGCGTTTCAAAAGCGAGCGCCCGTGATCGAGGCACAGTTTTCAGGACAGCAAGGCAGCTTCAAGCTCAATGTAGAGTTTGCCGCGCCAAGTGAAGGGGTCACGGCTTTGTTCGGCCCCTCCGGCTGCGGCAAGACCACGGTGTTGCGGTGCGTGGCCGGTCTCACCCGCTTGGCGCAGGGCAAGCTCGTGGTCGACGGCGAGGTGTGGCAGGAGGGGCGGCGCTTCGTGCCGGTGCACCGCCGCGCGATCGGCTACGTTTTCCAGGAGGCTAGCCTATTTCCGCATCTGTCGGTGCGCGAAAATATCGAGTTCGGCCAGAAGCGCGCCAAACGGGCCAAAGGCAGCAGACAGACGATCGGCTTTGATGATGTCGTCGATCTCCTCGCCATCGCACCGCTTTTCGATCGGCCCACATCACGCCTGTCCGGCGGCGAGCGTCAGCGCGTCGCAATCGGCCGCGCGCTTCTCTCGCAGCCCCGTCTGCTCTTGATGGACGAGCCGCTGTCTGCGCTCGACCGTATGGGACGCGAAGAGATTCTCCCGTATCTCGAGCAACTGCACAGAACTTTATCGATCCCGGTGCTCTATGTGAGCCACGACATGCGCGAGATCGAACGATTGGCGGACACTTTGGTTCTCATGCGGCACGGTGCGGTCCGCGCTGCGGGGCCCATTGCCGACCTGCTATCCGATCCGAGCTTGCCTCTGGTCCGCATGCCGGAACCGGCGTCTGTGCTCGATGGAACCGTCAAGGAGTACGACCCCGGTTACGGCCTCGCGACCATCGAGGTGCCGGGCGGTACGCTTCTCGTGGCCGGCGATATAGGGCCGACCGGATCGACCCGGCGCCTGCGGATTGAGGCAAGCGATGTGAGCCTCAGTCGGCATGCGGTGAAGGACATCACGATCTTGAACGCGCTGCCGGTCCGCATCGACACGGTTCAGCCGATCGGCGAAACGCAGATGACCGTCCGGCTCAAGCTCGGAGAGGACGGGAGCGGGGCGCCGCTTCTCAGCCGTGTCTCGCGCCTGTCCTGGGACCGGCTCGGGTTCAAGCCCGGGGACACGGTCGTTGCGCAGATCAAGGCCGTCGCCCTCGCAAGGACCTAGCGGGCGTAGCCGTGGCGGAACGCGGTCGTTAGCCCGGCGTCTTCCGCGCACGGATAAGAACAGCGCATAGAACCACGCCAAGCAGCGCCGCGCCGGTCATCAGGCTCATGACCCCGGAGAAGCCGGCATCGAACGCCCTCAAAAGTGCTGACTGGACCTTCTCCATGTCGCCAGCCGGGAGTTGGGCCAGAGCCTTGCTAACTTGGCTCTCGGAGCCGTGG
This genomic window from Methyloceanibacter caenitepidi contains:
- the modC gene encoding molybdenum ABC transporter ATP-binding protein; the protein is MIEAQFSGQQGSFKLNVEFAAPSEGVTALFGPSGCGKTTVLRCVAGLTRLAQGKLVVDGEVWQEGRRFVPVHRRAIGYVFQEASLFPHLSVRENIEFGQKRAKRAKGSRQTIGFDDVVDLLAIAPLFDRPTSRLSGGERQRVAIGRALLSQPRLLLMDEPLSALDRMGREEILPYLEQLHRTLSIPVLYVSHDMREIERLADTLVLMRHGAVRAAGPIADLLSDPSLPLVRMPEPASVLDGTVKEYDPGYGLATIEVPGGTLLVAGDIGPTGSTRRLRIEASDVSLSRHAVKDITILNALPVRIDTVQPIGETQMTVRLKLGEDGSGAPLLSRVSRLSWDRLGFKPGDTVVAQIKAVALART
- a CDS encoding MFS transporter — encoded protein: MSRARRVLSIAALVIAGESVFLLPFVLARVFRPTLLEVFDLTNLELGTAYSVYGVVAMAAYFFGGPLADKFPARILLAVALVSTAAGGLVMVTVPSFTTLVMLYAYWGVTTIALFWAPLIRATRQWGGKDEQGRAFGFLDGGRGLLAASMGSIMVLLFAGLLPADSNAATLAEKTDALRRIILVLSGMTFAAAVLVMFAIPHRDPSETAAGEPLSLRGVARVAAMPTVWLQAAIILCAYVGFKAIDDFSLYANQVVGLDEVDAARAGVLSLWIRPFAAVGAGLLADRIGATTMTVSSFTLLALGSLILASGLIGAGMVWVFLLTIVCTSMGIFALRALYFAIMREGKVPLAYTGAAVGLVSVIGYTPDVFMGPLMGYLLDQSPGAAGHQHVYWVVACFALFGLIASWRFARQTSSAR
- the modB gene encoding molybdate ABC transporter permease subunit; its protein translation is MFDAALIETILLTLQLAVVTTLVLLIIGIPLAWWLARSTARGKEIVAVLVALPIVLPPTVLGFYLLIAMGPNSPLTTLIGRSLPFTFEGLVVGSVLYSMPFVVNPIRTAFEAMGERHWEAAATLRAGPLDAFFNVALPLALPGILTGAILGFAHTMGEFGVVLMIGGSIPGETKVLSIAIFDFVETLEWGKAHVLAGAMLALSFAVIFAMRMVETRFKSERP
- the modA gene encoding molybdate ABC transporter substrate-binding protein, which produces MPRTLVRFCLGLVAGALACLPVKSVRAAEATVAVAANFTSAAKQLGAAFEKSTGHRVVFSFGSTGQLFTQIAHGAPFDVFLAADEARPQRAAAEGLGVAGTRFTYAIGVLVLWSADPARIDGTPAVLSDPNLRHVAIANPATAPYGAAAIDTMKALGVLEALEPRLVEGKNVGQTYQFVATGNAPVGFVAASQVKNNDTGSSWTVPDDMYRPLRQDAVLLTRGRNNEAAKTFLAYLKGSEALKVIEGFGYKMPGED
- a CDS encoding cytochrome P460 family protein, which produces MSQRTGATHSMLGAGAARARGLRSPIRLGARALLVAGLLMAAGPATQAAESQHRAIPSYCANAKSSGLPLPTSLPQDDYESRLKAFVKDRRYVNLGWCVDKETAGNLVRDTGPFIDGVYYGTHPAVRVYYSPEAMAWITGNRESPMPDGAIIVKEMFPPPAARYEGLSEDEVVDKLSNWTVMVRDAAGAKDGWYWAEFSRSGDQAHNEPLVHLNYPDAGFGQYCVRCHASAKHQSTFSTTRNIKGFPGEPIRYRVDDSWREGAVAAPHVHEPKNTQRGSHRMAGHGLSEFGKAPPRLGSPNPEFIALFSPGRFPKDAPLQLLPKETGDRVVAPGKGKPGFVTSDQCMSCHGGLNSQGLSGPNLFIALSPEYGDGYNLSHYGEWRWSPMGLAGRDPIFHAQLDSEISLLEKQFSSDPEKGKTYVRHLENLCFSCHAPMGQRQLSRDAETLDLDPLFKREYLFLTEDHRDDPYYKYGALGRDGVSCALCHSARSDKFASADIGKLRAYLTEVTTGRLPRGELGEIYGPLKEDDIAAEPMKNALGLTPKHDPFIKSSRLCGSCHTVNLPNVDQPIPPDQRTMLDDLPNDALFRPFKHTIEQATYLEWLNSAYQDEYPEFNKTPQHAQSCQGCHMPEGFTSADGKIHVQRLQGRIASVQDHTHPEADHLVEADGINVRYREEGISRHKFRGLNATLLMMFEQFNGMLGVRKDDFMTGAKGLSQALEGYVQQARDNTVDLEVQAAFDGANSLTVDVDVTNKAGHRFPSGVGFRRAFLELLVVEDGVDGERTLWSSGRTNTVGAIVDGDGNVLPTEFFDRDADGKEQYQPHHEVISRQDQVQIYEELIQDTKGDFTTSFIRRHKHVKDNRLLPLGWQLRGPFPDRYAELEYYIEATHPGQDAIRDPDYTDGKGRDRIRYEISLPEGTDPDKVSVRATLFYQSIPPYWLRQRFETAPHMPATQRLYYIASHLNLDGTLLEDWKLRLASVTAKPSR